The Oryzias latipes chromosome 16, ASM223467v1 genome includes a region encoding these proteins:
- the LOC101174129 gene encoding FXYD domain-containing ion transport regulator 7 isoform X3 translates to MATTEIMFPDQSDFEYDYETLRTTGVTLAVVLFVAGIFIALSKKNCKMCKTFLQIQFQWYPNSKNRSSPSSCMKITTQA, encoded by the exons AAATCATGTTTCCAGACCAAAGCGATTTTGAATAtg ACTATGAAACCTTGCGGACAACAGGGGTGACCCTtgcagttgttttgtttgtcgCGGGCATTTTTATAGCTTTGAGTA aaaaaaattgCAAGATGTGTAAAACCTTCCTCCAA ATCCAATTCCAATGGTACCCAAATTCCAAAAACAGAAG ttcCCCCTCCAGCTGTATGAAAATCACAACGCAAGCTTAA
- the LOC101174129 gene encoding uncharacterized protein LOC101174129 isoform X1 — translation MATTEIMFPDQSDFEYDYETLRTTGVTLAVVLFVAGIFIALNPIPMVPKFQKQKFPLQLYENHNASLKEERCIRRVYTTNYAPAALWQFFHRLILVGRLDYLSPETFILS, via the exons AAATCATGTTTCCAGACCAAAGCGATTTTGAATAtg ACTATGAAACCTTGCGGACAACAGGGGTGACCCTtgcagttgttttgtttgtcgCGGGCATTTTTATAGCTTTGA ATCCAATTCCAATGGTACCCAAATTCCAAAAACAGAAG ttcCCCCTCCAGCTGTATGAAAATCACAACGCAAGCTTAAAGGAAGAAAGATGCATTCGCAGGGTCTACACCACCAACTATGCACCAGCTGCTCTGTGGCAATTCTTTCACAGGCTAATATTGGTCGGCCGCCTGGATTATTTATCCCCAGAAACTTTTATCTTATCATAA
- the LOC101174129 gene encoding uncharacterized protein LOC101174129 isoform X2, which translates to MATTEIMFPDQSDFEYDPIPMVPKFQKQKFPLQLYENHNASLKEERCIRRVYTTNYAPAALWQFFHRLILVGRLDYLSPETFILS; encoded by the exons AAATCATGTTTCCAGACCAAAGCGATTTTGAATAtg ATCCAATTCCAATGGTACCCAAATTCCAAAAACAGAAG ttcCCCCTCCAGCTGTATGAAAATCACAACGCAAGCTTAAAGGAAGAAAGATGCATTCGCAGGGTCTACACCACCAACTATGCACCAGCTGCTCTGTGGCAATTCTTTCACAGGCTAATATTGGTCGGCCGCCTGGATTATTTATCCCCAGAAACTTTTATCTTATCATAA